A part of Leishmania panamensis strain MHOM/PA/94/PSC-1 chromosome 34 sequence genomic DNA contains:
- a CDS encoding dolichol kinase, putative (TriTrypDB/GeneDB-style sysID: LpmP.34.2780), giving the protein MQACSILVLCTIALTSEHGESRLLMPLIFLSERCLDHAMHLGHSPILFYASTLLSYLSLIAAKAEKRGKSPRDRNVIVETLLYAVVGFTVVYFIVKDKVISLGAIAYVVSGYVFFLKLLPVVGDNEAILIGSLVGFYFCDICVNNNLSVDGGRESVLSLNAPGYQTSYTHIASRGMILCAIYIFILVSVLSRWCLIPTNKNSKSSRRCVSRKRITVIFWVSNAVVGLILGLVISYQFRENVLRWLYAYLVSSRFRMWTLVCWLTLLPFAVYLVDVVSMRVRPTVRRKLFHFIAVVAFTPATMIDPPFMAFAFSTAISLCVLIEVARYYNVYGSQYISRFMARHIDDREHLDGVVRTHVYLLIGLGISLMMRYRQLSIDGAPVPAIIELSINIIPGIVSLGIVDACAAITGSSLFLSSRRTLGRYLKNALFTERANTSITHKTTTGTLGGLVCGFIFWGVILAIAEVPITGPACYSFTMIAACTLTECFVDGIDNLQLPLVVLGAVNNLFALLLPVKELWVNPSITRPNPTTARSMASALTSPWKNFPSPVSGSS; this is encoded by the coding sequence ATGCAGGCGTGCAGCATTCTTGTTCTCTGCACCATTGCCCTTACGTCTGAGCACGGTGAGAGTCGGCTGCTGATGCCACTTATTTTTTTGTCGGAGCGTTGCCTCGATCACGCGATGCATCTCGGCCACTCGCCGATTCTGTTTTATGCGTCCACGTTGCTTTCCTACCTGTCCCTGATCGCGGCAAAGGCTGAGAAGCGGGGGAAGTCACCACGTGACCGCAACGTAATTGTAGAGACGCTCCTCTACGCCGTCGTCGGTTTTACAGTAGTCTACTTTATCGTGAAGGATAAGGTCATCTCTCTCGGCGCCATCGCGTACGTCGTGTCTGGATACGTTTTCTTTTTGAAGCTACTGCCCGTCGTCGGCGACAACGAGGCGATTCTCATCGGCTCCCTCGTTGGTTTTTACTTCTGCGATATTTGTGTCAACAACAACCTTAGCGTCGACGGCGGCCGCGAGtcggtgctgtcgctgaaCGCGCCAGGGTACCAAACGTCGTACACGCACATCGCGAGCCGCGGCATGATCCTGTGCGCCATCTATATCTTCATACTCGTCTCCGTCTTGTCGAGATGGTGTCTTATTCCGACCAACAAAAACTCTAAGTCGTCTCGGCGCTGTGTGAGCCGCAAGCGCATCACCGTCATCTTCTGGGTGTCGAATGCGGTGGTCGGGCTCATCCTTGGCCTCGTCATTAGTTATCAGTTTCGGGAAAACGTCTTGCGCTGGCTCTACGCGTACCTTGTCTCCAGCCGCTTCCGTATGTGGACACTTGTATGCTGGCTTACGCTTCTACCATTCGCGGTGTACCTCGTCGATGTGGTGTCCATGCGAGTACGACCGACGGTGCGCCGCAAGCTGTTCCACttcatcgctgtcgtcgctTTCACTCCGGCAACGATGATTGATCCGCCATTCATGGCATTTGCGTTCTCCACCGCCATCAGCTTATGCGTGCTCATAGAGGTGGCGCGGTACTACAATGTGTATGGTTCTCAGTACATTTCACGCTTCATGGCCCGCCACATCGACGACCGTGAGCACCTCGATGGCGTCGTACGCACCCATGTGTACCTACTCATTGGCCTTGGCATCTCACTCATGATGCGCTACCGACAACTGTCCATCGATGGTGCGCCGGTCCCAGCCATTATCGAGCTCTCCATCAACATCATTCCTGGCATTGTGTCGCTTGGCATCGTAGACGCGTGCGCGGCGATCACTGGGAGCTCGTTGTTTCTGAGCTCGCGACGCACACTCGGACGCTACTTAAAGAACGCCCTCTTTACAGAGCGAGCTAACACGTCCATCACGCATAAGACGACCACTGGCACCCTGGGCGGACTAGTATGCGGCTTTATCTTTTGGGGAGTGATTCTCGCGATCGCTGAGGTTCCAATCACGGGCCCTGCCTGCTATTCCTTCACCATGATTGCTGCGTGCACGCTTACCGAGTGCTTCGTGGATGGCATTGACAATCTGCAGCTGCCTTTGGTCGTGCTAGGGGCCGTAAACAACCTGTTCGCGCTACTGCTACCGGTGAAGGAGTTGTGGGTAAACCCTTCCATCACACGACCAAACCCCACCACAGCAAGGTCCATGGCAAGTGCGTTGACGTCTCCCTGGAAGAACTTCCCTTCTCCTGTGTCGGGCTCTTCATGA